One Raphanus sativus cultivar WK10039 unplaced genomic scaffold, ASM80110v3 Scaffold0945, whole genome shotgun sequence DNA segment encodes these proteins:
- the LOC130503414 gene encoding uncharacterized protein LOC130503414 yields the protein MPTMVSYFDKVIDLKPGKTTWKIRVHIVRLWRQFTVAGIQSIEMVLVDSHGDAIHATISEELVPTFESNILEGDSKIFYNFQLSLSTDSYRTTNHPYKILLQDFTRVRFCEDMSFSSTGFKPCSFHDILNGSLNPQYLFDIIGQVVEISNVEIVSLNGKDTEKISLELKNPEDVRIPLVVWGKVALELSESIELISEKTVICVMRFAKVKVWKDRRSVCNAYNVSSISLNPWMKEVDAFLSLLPKKNTELMSVDSKPLPMVSIGSDEEDYFVQTPQKTIAEILETTKVERCFLRCTIAAIDSDLGLHYMSCKGCGTKIDMLHNNLCAEGTYELDRRFMFYCTKCKVLNPKRSLRPKLHLVVLDDTGHTKLLVLDSIALQLLHQPFSHAMTPIKDNGDTSVLRTALTKLVGKTYLFKIIIDRNNYQYKDDTFKVAKFITSPYMMNEFDVSPCPKGCSNTFSPEFYKVSQIPEHAMLVPGSSYRSSKFKIMTPAKREGSPIESLEANAYLSADTKPGASFWIKKEKH from the exons ATGCCGACGATGGTCTCATATTTTGACAAGGTGATTGATCTGAAACCTGGTAAAACGACCTGGAAAATAAGGGTCCATATTGTTCGTCTGTGGAGACAATTCACCGTAGCAGGTATCCAGAGTATTGAGATGGTTTTAGTTGATTCCCAT GGTGATGCTATTCATGCAACTATTAGTGAGGAATTAGTTCCTACATTTGAATCCAACATCCTAGAAGGTGACTCGAagattttctataattttcaaCTTTCTCTATCCACCGACTCCTATCGAACAACAAACCATCCTtacaaaattttgttacaagACTTTACTCGGGTTCGATTTTGTGAGGATATGTCGTTCAGTTCGACCGGTTTTAAACCTTGCAGTTTTCATGATATCTTAAACGGTAGTCTGAACCCGCAATATTTGTTCG atATTATTGGTCAGGTTGTGGAGATTTCTAATGTTGAAATCGTCTCTCTTAATGGAAAGGACACCGAAAAGATTTCGTTAGAGTTAAAAAATCCGGA AGATGTTAGAATTCCATTGGTTGTATGGGGTAAAGTTGCTCTAGAGCTAAGCGAATCAATTGAACTTATTTCTGAAAAAACTGTAATTTGTGTCATGAGATTTGCAAAGGTCAAAGTTTGGAAAG ATAGGCGAAGTGTATGTAATGCATACAATGTTTCTTCTATCTCCCTTAATCCGTGGATGAAGGAGGTCGATGCTTTCTTATCTTT GTTACCAAAGAAAAATACAGAACTGATGTCCGTTGATTCCAAACCACTTCCTATGGTTTCAATTGGGTCAGACGAAGAAGACTACTTCGTTCAGACTCCACAGAAAACAATAGCTGAAATATTGGAGACGACCAAG GTGGAGAGGTGTTTCCTAAGGTGCACCATAGCGGCTATTGATAGTGATTTGGGTTTGCACTATATGAGTTGCAAAGGTTGTGGTACAAAAATAGACATGTTGCATAATAACCTTTGTGCCGAAGGTACCTATGAACTGGATAGGCGTTTTATGTTCTATTGTACTAAGTGCAAGGTTCTCAATCCTAAGCGGTCGTTAAG GCCGAAGCTGCATTTGGTGGTACTAGATGATACAGGTCACACTAAGCTTTTGGTGTTAGATAGTATTGCACTCCAATTGCTCCATCAACCTTTCAGTCATGCAATGACACCTATCAAAGATAATGGA GATACCAGTGTTTTGCGGACTGCTCTGACCAAACTGGTTGGTAAAACCTATTTATTTAAGATCATAATAGATCGCAATAATTATCAGTACAAGGACGATACATTTAAGGTCGCGAAGTTTATCACCAGCCCATATATGATGAACGAGTTTGATGTGTCCCCTTGTCCTAAG GGATGCTCGAATACGTTTTCCCCAGAGTTTTATAAAGTGTCTCAAATCCCAGAG CATGCGATGCTTGTACCTGGTTCTTCTTATAGGAGCTCAAAATTTAAGATCATGACTCCTGCTAAACGTGAAGGTTCTCCGATCGAAAGTTTAGAAGCGAATGCCTACCTCAGTGCTGATACCAAACCTGGAGCTTCGTTTTGGATCAAGAAAGAGAAGCATTAA